TCCCCCTTATTTCCTGCTGTTTCTCCTCAAAAATCATTCGAGCAGCGAAAGGGAACGGTCAGCCACACGCATTGACTGCGCTTCCACCTTCAGCTTGTGCGGATAAGTCCCTGATTTGCAGACGTACACCTACACAGAGCTTCTCGTGTTTCTGCGGAAACGGGTGAACTTGTTGCTCTGCCTGTGTGATTTTCGCTGCTACACGGCGGTGCCTCACAGCCGGTCCTTTTCCAGTACGCGCCTTGCCTTTTGGACCCTCTGCCACAGCAGTATGTCGGGCTCCGTATCATGGCAGCGCTACGACAACGAGTTCAACGTCTCTGGCATTCTTACGGAGGCGGCGCGGGCGTGTGTATCGACTTACCCAGTCGACGTGAAAGACTTCTTCTTCCGCTACTTCCGTGAGGCGGCCCAGGGGACATCTGTGAAGGCAATTTATCATAACGAAGTGCTCAGCGCAGCTGGGGAAACAGCCGTTACCTTCACAGTGGAGCTATGCGCGGGACCTGAGATTTCTGTAGTCACCGGGGACCTTCTTTCATGTGTTACTAGCGACAGAGACGGGGAGAACCACGCTTccttggcagcggcggaagAGTCCACGGGCGACGAGGACAACGGCTACTCTGTGATTCAAACCacgtgtgctgcggtggtgtcAAAACTGCTTCAGCTTGGTTACGTAGAGCCGCAACGTGAGTGGGACTCAACTCTAGGCGCCGCGCTATCTGCGTCCCCAGTCGCCATAGGCGCCTCCTCGATTCAATGGGCACTGAGCATCATGGCGTCTTTGGTAGCCGCTaagcagcggcgcgtgcCACTGCACCTCTACGTTGCTGCGCTGGTCGACGATAGCCGCAGTGGCGAACCCATCGTTGGCGGCGCGCACTTGACCCCCGGGCGAGCTGGTCTATCAGCAGTTTCAAAGGAGCTAGTTGACTCAAGCGCGTCGTCGAGACAGTACCCTGTACCGCAGTTGTTGGTGACTTTCTTAGTTAGCAGCGCTCAAGGAGACGCGCCGGACGCGGTGACTGGCGTGCGGTTCTCTCACGTGTATGTTGCTTTGGATGTGCTGACCGCGTCTGTGGACGGCGCGTACGAGGCTGAGAGGTTGAAACCCGTCAGCGGCACTGTGCTGCGGAGGCGCATGAGGAGGGTGCGCAAGGCCGCTCATCTTTTTCTGCAGTCCCATCCAACCTCTTCGAGCGTTTGTGCGAGCGGGGCACTACACTGGGACGGCGCCGCAAACTTAGCAGACGTGGTAAAAGCGGTGACTGAGGCGCTGTCTGCAGCTCAGCTGAAAGTCGGCACGGAGGTGTGCGTAGGTCTGTCGATGGACGCGTCCACGACGCGTGTGCCCGAAGTCGCCGCGGCGGATGGTGGGACAATCAAGGACACCGCTGGAGACTGCACGGTGCTCTACAACCTCTTCGGAGATGGCGAGCCGCCGGTGACGGGTGATCAGGTCAGCGAGTACGTTAAAGAGCAGCTGAGAGCGGTGGATCCGGACATTGTGCAGTTTCTTGAGGATACGCACGCTATGGAGGACCGTGCCGCTCGCCAGCGACTGCAGATGGCCCTGCAGGACTCCATCGTCTTGAGTGACGTGGTCGCTTCAAAGCCAGAGTGGAGGACGGCAACATCGAGTCCTCCTGACGCGCTACTCGTGCCGCCCTATGACGGCGCGTTCCCGAACATTGTGATCAACCCCTGCGACTATGGCACCATAAGCGGTGTTGTCAAGTGCATGTGTGCTGCTGGGGCAGACTCGCGCCGGGCAGTGACTGTTTTAGTCGACACCGCTGCCGGGGATGCGCAGACGGCGGCTCACCTCGTTGACGTGGCGATTGCCTGCGGTGCGTCCTATGTGCTTGACAGCGCTGGCATCTTCAGTGCACACGTAGCTGCAGTGGTCAGCCAACTGGCGTCTCGGACGGATGAGTTGACGCTTAAGAACATGGCGGCACCGCGGCTGCCTGCACAGCGTTTTAACCGCTGCGACTGGCCGCCCCTGCCCACCGTGGAGGTCGCGCCGATCCGCCGGAAAGGCgacaagaggaaaaaggacGCTGGCAAGGCGAGCACCAAACGAAAGTGAAGCGGGCGAGCGGGtgagtgggggagagagagcgtgtgcgggaagggtggggggggggcgttgGTTGTTCTTTTGCTTTCGGTCCACCTccaacccccctcccacccccacaTTCTTTGCCTACCGAGAAAGGAGGACGAGGTGAGGGTGCGTTCTTCCCGTAGTTGCGCCTCGCAGCCACATCCTCAGGGCTCATCTCCTTTTTGGATATGTATCGATTTTACTCTCTTTTCGCATCTCTCGCCTGGCTTATCCGATTTCGTGTCTTAAGATGTACAGCTCCTACGCACTGAAGCAACAACCAAGATGGTCGTAGAACTCGTCAAGCGCGATGCTGCATAAAAATGACACAGGCAGATGACCACTTCTCTTCAAGGCCCTCCTTTCCCACCGGCTTCACCCACACCGCTTGTCGTGCTGCGGCCCAGGTGCTGACACGCAGGCATTGACGCATATGCATGCAGTTGACTGCGTATCATCACAGAGGTATACGGTACTGACGCAGTAAtgtcctccctccttctgcTGCGCCCAAGCAGCTTCCGCGCTGAGGGGTGTACATGTGCATCGGCACCGGGCTGCATTGTCCCCTTTAGCCCGTCTCTCGTTCCTTCTTTCTACCTCGACACggcttttcgcttctctccttccgcccccctctccggcGTTTCCCTCTCCGTGGCTTGTCTGGCGCCACAatcctttccctccccttcctccgtTCTTACCGCTGTCGTGTTGGGGCCCCCGCTCTCTTTCACATCGACACACATACGCCAACGACAACTCACAGACTCTCACAACAGCGCTTTCTCCACCACACGCGTCCGATCCCTCTTGCactctctgtctttctccATCTCTTGTGTTTGATCATCTCTGCAAGGGTGCCCCCTATCGCTGGTAAAACGGCTTCGCACTCGGTATCGGATCCTCTCACTACTCTCCGCGGTTCCTGCGATTCAATCTCCCCCTCCGCGAACTTCGCTTTCAGATACACACAGGCATCACACCCGCAGGCGAGGAACATGCTCTGCCGTAGCCAGGTTCTTCTGCGTGTGAGCCCGTTTGCGCTCTACTTGCATGAGTTTAGCAAGAGTAGTAGTGCGAAGCGGACGAAGGGCAtatgcgcagcggcggcgaagatGTACCGGAGGCTCTCCCCGGCTGAGAAGCGTGCGCTGGTGCAGAGGGCTGAAGTGACAACATTTCCGTCACAGGTGGCGTATCGGCGCATGTTTAAGCGGGAGATGAAGAACCTGCAGGACATGCCTTTGTCGAAGCGCCATAAGCATATCAAGGTGAAGTGGGCCTCTATGAAGAAATCCCTCACGAGAACGGCGCCCAAGACGGTGCCGAGCGCCAAGAGAAAGGTTAAGAGAGTCAGCAAGACGGCCAGAAAGACCGCGAAGGGGCCGAGAAAGTAAGGTTCCCGGCGCTAGCGAGCGCGGCGAAGTTGCACCACAGGCAGAGCTGTGCACCCCGACTTGTGTGGCCAATGCACGAGAGGAtttcgttttctttcgctctacTCTGAGTTTGCGTGCGTGGGTCTTATTACTTTGGCGCTCGCCACGCACATGCAGTTTTAGTTGGCCCGATTGTATAATgaagggagaagcgagagagggagggggccaTCCCATAACTCAGCAGAGTCTGCGtctgaggggggagggggaatgcAGCgtatgtgcatgtgcgcgaaGCGTGTGCTGTTGTGCACACCCATAGATCTGTTGTTTTATTTTTTGCCTAAGTTCTCCacggtgtgcgtgcctgcgtACACAacgctctcctccccccgtctCGTGATGTAGAGCGATTTTCCCATCGCTCTCAAGATGCCCCATTCCCTCCTCTTATTTATCTCGTTACCTTCCTGTGCACCTCGCCATTACCTACACCATAGAGAATGCCAGTCTGACAGTAGTGATGACACACCCATAATGGAGAGAGGCACTAGCAGGGCCGCCGGCAACacagctcctctctcccgcgAGCTCCCcattgtcgctgctgttgatGATGGTCGCCCACGCTGAGGGTCTCGTCCTCCTTTCCCTGTGCTGCCACGTCGACGGCGACAGCCAGGGAGGGTCTgcaacgcacacgcgcctctttttgtttctcatCGTTTTTTATATTTTTGCCTTTTCCCTGtcgttttctctcgctccgcCTTCTCGTCGCTGTGAgtctctcgttctcttgtCTCTTCCagactcgctctctcctcctttccattttctttttctgtttgATTTTTTTCAAGCCACTGAGtctcctgtgtgtgtgtgcgtgtgtacgtctTGTTCTATGTTGAAGTGCTCTTCACTTGCCCTCCTTTGGCGTGCCGCTGATGTGGCGCTGGCAACGAAATCCACCACACCCGCACTCGCACGTACActggaaaaagaaaggacaCCTGTGTCTCGTCCCCCCTTCGGCGGCTGGTGGACACTTAAGGCAAGGATACCCTATCGCATAGACCCCTacacctccccccactcGAGCAAACTTACGCACGTACAGGTGCGGATGCACAGGCGCTAACCGCACCTTCACGTAGGATGTGCCTGCGCAtcttgtgtgcgtgggcgaCTTTTACTCATATGCTCACATCCATGGTGAGATCGGAAATGACCGAAGCCAAGCGCACTGATGCGTATCGGTGTATGTAGGCGatcacccccccctcttccttggTGTCTTCACGGGGCGACCTATCAGAAGGGTAGACACAGAGATCTACTGCCGGTGTACCTCCACTGGGTATGCGGTACTGACGTGTGCATACTTGGGGTAGCAAACCCGCCACCTCCCTCGATTAAACTTCCTCTCTTGAGGACGTTCACCTCAGCTTCATGCCGCTTTCATTTCTCTACCCCTTCCGTCTTGTCCTTCAtaacccccctcccctcccccaacacacacacacacccacacgcaggcCTCAGGGGAAAACGACAAACTCGACAGCATCAGTGGAAAGCCTTCAACAAGAGAGACAAGTACAGTTCATAGAATTATCGCACCGAAGTGTCCAAGGCCAGACAAGAGTATCCCTCAAACACCTATTCACCTCTACTCGGtcccttcttctttccctctctcccatcaGCACGCCTTGGTCCTTCGTACAGCAGCCCACTTGCACTTGCAGCTGCAAAGTTTGTCATGCTACGCCGTAGCTTCACGCTTCGTCGGGTGAGCCCCTTCTCACTCTTCCAGAAGCACTTGGGTAAGACTGGTGTATTGAAGGGCCTCAAGAACCCTTTAAAGAAATCATCGGAGCTGTACCGGAGGCTCTCTACGCCGGAGCGGAAGATGTTcgaggagcgcgcgcgccgagTGACATACCCTGCCCTTGACGCGTACAACCGCTTTCAGAAGCAGTACGCGTCCCGCTTCGTGCACTTGCCCAtgaagcagcgccagcgcaagGTGGCCCAGGTGTGGGCGGAGTTGAAGATGAGCGGGAAGTTGAAGATCCCCAATGTCGCTGCGCGCAAGatcaaggcggcggcgaagaagaaggcggcgaagaagaagacgaaTCGGTCGATCTCGACACCCTCAAAGGTGGCTGACAAGAAGTCTTTGAAGTAGAATACCCACTGAAGGAATGCGCATATTTCGTGCTTTGATCCCCTCTACCATAGAACTGTAGCCAAGGGCAAGCGGGTGGGCTTGGCAGGGAGTtgtgagagaggaggaggaggagggggggggaggcggtggtagGCCCCCCCCCTGGGCTGCGTGAAGCTCTGCTGCGCACGTACACATATGGGCCGCTCTGTTTGTACTTTAAGCGGGTCGACAGGCGTAGTCAACGCCGCGAGAGAGCGGTTGCTGCACACTGCTGTGTTCTGCTAGTCGGTCCTTctgtcctccctctcccagtCCCCCTAACTCGCCCTTTGCTTGGCTTGCACGCACCTCGCACACATTTACTTGATAGAAGAGTGAAGAGAGTACCATCAGGGCTGTGGTGGCGTTTag
The nucleotide sequence above comes from Leishmania braziliensis MHOM/BR/75/M2904 complete genome, chromosome 32. Encoded proteins:
- a CDS encoding putative enolase produces the protein MSGSVSWQRYDNEFNVSGILTEAARACVSTYPVDVKDFFFRYFREAAQGTSVKAIYHNEVLSAAGETAVTFTVELCAGPEISVVTGDLLSCVTSDRDGENHASLAAAEESTGDEDNGYSVIQTTCAAVVSKLLQLGYVEPQREWDSTLGAALSASPVAIGASSIQWALSIMASLVAAKQRRVPLHLYVAALVDDSRSGEPIVGGAHLTPGRAGLSAVSKELVDSSASSRQYPVPQLLVTFLVSSAQGDAPDAVTGVRFSHVYVALDVLTASVDGAYEAERLKPVSGTVLRRRMRRVRKAAHLFLQSHPTSSSVCASGALHWDGAANLADVVKAVTEALSAAQLKVGTEVCVGLSMDASTTRVPEVAAADGGTIKDTAGDCTVLYNLFGDGEPPVTGDQVSEYVKEQLRAVDPDIVQFLEDTHAMEDRAARQRLQMALQDSIVLSDVVASKPEWRTATSSPPDALLVPPYDGAFPNIVINPCDYGTISGVVKCMCAAGADSRRAVTVLVDTAAGDAQTAAHLVDVAIACGASYVLDSAGIFSAHVAAVVSQLASRTDELTLKNMAAPRLPAQRFNRCDWPPLPTVEVAPIRRKGDKRKKDAGKASTKRK
- a CDS encoding putative kinetoplast-associated protein p18-2, with the protein product MLCRSQVLLRVSPFALYLHEFSKSSSAKRTKGICAAAAKMYRRLSPAEKRALVQRAEVTTFPSQVAYRRMFKREMKNLQDMPLSKRHKHIKVKWASMKKSLTRTAPKTVPSAKRKVKRVSKTARKTAKGPRK
- a CDS encoding putative kinetoplast DNA-associated protein, yielding MLRRSFTLRRVSPFSLFQKHLGKTGVLKGLKNPLKKSSELYRRLSTPERKMFEERARRVTYPALDAYNRFQKQYASRFVHLPMKQRQRKVAQVWAELKMSGKLKIPNVAARKIKAAAKKKAAKKKTNRSISTPSKVADKKSLK